One stretch of Prunus persica cultivar Lovell chromosome G1, Prunus_persica_NCBIv2, whole genome shotgun sequence DNA includes these proteins:
- the LOC18793541 gene encoding uncharacterized protein LOC18793541 — protein MKSFLWSLDERVWSTVVHGFPKPTKKIGKGDEETTILKAREEWTTAEVTHSTNNQKGLNALFTAVSSDQFEYISGCDTSKKAWDILQVTHEGTDTVKGAKLQMHTLQFETLMMDENETFSEFYAKLCVIVNACSSLGEKIPEDRVVKKILRSLPQRFQPKITAIEEIRDLNTLKVQELIGSIQTYEMKHLAPKKSKNVAFKVVNEEDDGHSNEDCSDEELMILTRRFMNFLKNQDPRSRDSKGINSKNRFVNYTDGGSKFRRSNERKNPREKVQCFECEGYGHISSECANTLKKQKDGKNKAMHTTWSDSESECENDEKTVALITTVSLDESHEDDDCKEVAMLKLENCRIANEFQSPDADSEKKKLTR, from the exons ATGAAGTCGTTTCTTTGGTCCTTAGATGAACGTGTATGGAGTACAGTGGTTCATGGATTTCCTAAACCCACAAAGAAGATCGGAAAAGGAGATGAAGAAACCACAATCCTCAAAGCCAGAGAGGAGTGGACCACTGCAGAAGTCACACACAGCACTAATAATCAAAAGGGGTTAAATGCTTTATTTACTGCTGTCTCTTCAGAtcaatttgaatatatatctGGTTGTGATACTTCTAAGAAAGCTTGGGATATTTTGCAGGTTACTCATGAAGGAACAGATACTGTCAAGGGAGCCAAGCTTCAAATGCATACTTTACAGTTTGAGACACTCATGATGGATGAGAATGAaactttttctgaattttatgCTAAACTGTGTGTAATTGTGAATGCTTGTTCAAGTTTAGGTGAAAAAATTCCAGAAGACAGGGTTGTGAAAAAGATTTTGAGATCCTTGCCTCAACGATTTCAACCAAAGATCACGGCTATTGAAGAGATCCGCGACTTGAACACCTTGAAAGTTCAAGAACTCATAGGGTCCATACAAACCTATGAGATGAAACATCTAGCTCctaaaaagagcaaaaatgtTGCTTTCAAGGTTgtgaatgaagaagatgatgggcATTCAAATGAAGATTGCAGTGATGAGGAATTAATGATTCTCACAAGACGATTCATGAACTTTCTCAAGAATCAGGATCCAAGGAGTCGAGATTCAAAAGGtataaattctaaaaataggTTTGTTAACTATACTGATGGTGGGTCTAAATTTCGCAGGTCAAATGAACGAAAGAATCCAAGAGAAAAGGTCCAATGTTTCGAATGTGAAGGCTATGGACACATATCTTCGGAATGTGCCAACaccttaaagaaacaaaaggatgGCAAGAATAAGGCAATGCATACTACTTGGAGTGATAGTGAATCGGAATGCGAGAATGATGAAAAGACGGTTGCACTCATAACCACAGTTAGCTTGGATGAATCACATGAGGATGATGATTGTAAAGAAGTTGCTATGCTGAAGCTGGAAAATTGCAGGATTGCAAACGAGTTTCAATCCCCTGATGCAGATTCCGAAAAG AAAAAATTGACAAGATGA
- the LOC109946657 gene encoding uncharacterized protein LOC109946657 translates to MGSNESLDQILLWAIAFVLIVYLLTYKKPTGETDRNNAQAYMYPIRLTISESSAILRQFIFDNFDVPLNWIINTYTRTPTYPRNFDELRGSKLFLFFSSLDISEDHILLIKYVNERIQRERRDLYKTVWIPIAENLNWEAHRVDNYLLGIARRLSCYTARPHPACIRNIKDTYRLHNRNNYLVLVEMDQRGHANEYDPDTTIVRERMARFGFRN, encoded by the exons ATGGGTTCCAATGAGTCACTGGACCAGATCCTTTTGTGGGCAATAgcttttgttttaattgtttatCTCTTGACCTACAAGAAGCCCACAG GTGAGACTGATCGCAACAATGCTCAAGCCTATATGTACCCAATCCGACTAACAATATCTGAATCTTCGGCTATCTTGAGACAATTCATTTTCGATAATTTTGATGTGCCGTTGAACTGGATCATTAACACTTACACTCGCACTCCG ACATATCCTAGGAATTTCGATGAACTGAGGGGTAGTAAACTATTCTTGTTCTTTTCAAGTTTGGATATTTCTGAAGATCATATTTTACTTATCAAGTACGTTAACGAGCGGATACAAAGGGAGAGAAGGGATCTGTATAAGACTGTGTGGATCCCCATTGCGGAGAACCTGAATTGGGAGGCACACAGGGTAGACAATTACTTGTTGGGCATTGCGAGAAGACTGTCATGCTACACAGCTAGACCCCACCCAGCATGCATCAGAAACATCAAGGACACGTACCGATTGCATAACAGGAATAATTATTTAGTGCTGGTGGAGATGGACCAAAGGGGGCATGCGAACGAATACGATCCTGACACCACAATTGTAAGGGAAAGAATGGCTCGGTTTGGCTTCAGAAACTGA